The following are from one region of the Salmo salar chromosome ssa27, Ssal_v3.1, whole genome shotgun sequence genome:
- the LOC106588401 gene encoding LOW QUALITY PROTEIN: BOLA class I histocompatibility antigen, alpha chain BL3-7 (The sequence of the model RefSeq protein was modified relative to this genomic sequence to represent the inferred CDS: inserted 1 base in 1 codon) produces the protein MYGCEWDDEAGATEGFEQWGYDGEDFIAFDLKTKSWIAPTPQSVITKLKWDSDTAHNEHEKXYYTQICIEWLKKYVDYGKSTLMRTVPPSVSLLQKTPSSPVTCHATGFYPSGVMVSWQKDGQDHHEDVEYGETLQNDDGTFQKSSHLTVTPEEWKNNKYQCVVQVTGVKEDFIKVLTESEIKTNWNDPNIVLIIVVVVALLLLVVAVVVGVVIWKKKSKKGFVPASTSDTDSDNSGRAAQMT, from the exons ATGTATGGATGTGAGTGGGATGATGAGGCTGGAGCCACAGAGGGGTTTGAACAGTGGGGATATGATGGAGAGGACTTCATAGCATTTGACCTGAAGACAAAGTCATGGATCGCCCCAACGCCACAGTCAGTCATCACCAAACTCAAGTGGGACAGTGACACAGCTCACAATGAGCACGAAA ACTACTACACCCAGATCTGCATTGAGTGGCTGAAGAAGTATGTGGACTATGGGAAGAGCACTCTGATGAGGACAG TCCCTCCGTCAGTGTCTCTGCTCCAGAagaccccctcctctccagtgACCTGCCACGCGACAGGTTTCTACCCCAGTGGAGTCATGGTGTCCTGGCAGAAAGACGGACAAGATCACCATGAAGATGTGGAGTACGGAGAGACTCTCCAGAACGATGACGGAACCTTCCAGAAAAGCTCCCACCTGACAGTGACACCTGAGGAGTGGAAGAACAACAAGTATCAGTGTGTGGTTCAAGTCACGGGTGTCAAGGAGGACTTCATCAAGGTTCTGACTGAGTCTGAGATCAAGACCAACTGGA ATGACCCCAACATTGTCCTCATCATTGTAGTGGTGGTAGCTCTCCTCCTGCTCGtcgttgctgttgttgttggggtCGTCATTTGGAAGAAGAAGAGCAAGAAAG gcTTTGTTCCGGCCAGCA CTTCCGACACTGACTCTGACAACTCTGGGAGAGCTGCCCAGATGACTTGA
- the LOC106588400 gene encoding proteasome subunit beta type-8: protein MALFDVSGYKSYSELRGQIIGTGVGHFIDRPNKQFSVPVGVDPSGFLKSCSREGGVSIDLNHGTTTLAFTFRHGVIVAVDSRASAGSYIASKEANKVIEINPYLLGTMSGSAADCQYWERLLAKECRLYKLRNKQRISVSAASKLLCNMMLGYRGMGLSMGSMIVGWDNKGPGLYYVDDNATRLSGRMFSTGCGSSYAYGVIDSGYREDMTVEEAYELGRRGITHATHRDAYSGGVVNLYHMQEDGWIKVCKEDVSELIHRYRKGMF, encoded by the exons ATGGCCCTTTTCGATGTAAGTGGTTATAAATCCTACTCGGAACTTCGTGGGCAGATTATTGGAACAGGAGTAGGGCATTTTATCGACCGACCGAATAAGCAATTTTCTGTTCCCGTTGGAGTGGAT cccTCAGGGTTCCTCAAGTCATGCAGCCGTGAAGGTGGTGTGTCCATTGATCTGAACCATGGTACTACTACCCTGGCTTTCACATTCCGCCATGGTGTCATTGTGGCTGTGGACTCCAGGGCCTCAGCTGGCAGCTACATTG CGTCGAAGGAGGCTAACAAGGTGATAGAGATCAACCCTTACCTGCTGGGGACCATGTCCGGCAGTGCTGCTGACTGCCAGTACTGGGAGAGACTGCTGGCTAAGGAGTGCAG GCTGTACAAACTGAGGAACAAGCAGAGGATCTCAGTGTCTGCAGCCTCTAAGCTGCTGTGTAACATGATGCTGGGATACAGGGGCATGGGGCTGTCTATGGGCAGCATGATCGTTGGCTGGGACAATAAG GGCCCTGGTTTGTACTACGTGGATGACAACGCCACACGCCTCTCCGGTCGTATGTTCTCTACTGGTTGTGGTAGCAGCTATGCGTACGGAGTGATTGACAGCGGCTACCGTGAGGACATGACGGTTGAGGAGGCGTACGAGCTGGGCCGCCGCGGCATCACCCacgccacacacagagacgcctaCTCCGGAGGAGTGGTCAACC tgtacCACATGCAGGAGGACGGCTGGATAAAGGTGTGTAAGGAGGACGTTTCAGAGCTGATCCACCGCTACAGGAAAGGCATGTTCTGA
- the LOC106588398 gene encoding proteasome subunit beta type-7, which translates to MALSNVLEIPTSGFNFENVARNVALEGLLEGGHTKTLKPMKTGTTIAGLVCKEGVVLGADTRATSGEVVADKMCAKIHYISPNIYCCGAGTAADTEKTTDLLSSNLTIFSMNSGRNPRVVMAVNILQDMLFRYRGQIGASLILGGVDCTGNHLYTVGPYGSIDNVQYLAMGSGDLAALGILEDRFKPNMEMEEAKELVRDAIHSGIMSDLGSGNNIDICVITKQGVDYIRPYQESEYKDKRRKRYKYGTGTTSILTEKIVPLELEVVQKTVQRMDTA; encoded by the exons ATGGCGCTATCAAATGTTCTCGAAATACCTACATCGGGATTTAATTTCGAGAACGTCGCCAG AAATGTTGCTCTGGAGGGCCTGCTTGAGGGAGGACATACCAAGACACTTAAGCCTATGAAGACTGGGACCACCATAGCTGGACTAGTGTGCAAG GAGGGAGTGGTACTGGGAGCAGACACGCGGGCCACCTCCGGTGAAGTGGTGGCTGATAAGATGTGTGCCAAGATCCACTACATCTCCCCCAATATATA CTGCTGTGGTGCAGGGACTGCAGCGGATACAGAGAAGACCACCGACCTGCTCTCCTCCAACCTCACCATCTTTTCTATGAACAGCGGCAGGAACCCACGTGTCGTGATGGCAGTAAACATACTGCAGGACATGctattcag GTACCGGGGCCAGATAGGGGCCAGTCTAATCCTAGGAGGGGTGGACTGTACCGGTAATCACCTCTACACAGTGGGGCCCTATGGGAGCATAGACAATGTGCAATACCTTGCAATGG GGTCTGGCGACTTGGCTGCTTTGGGGATTCTGGAGGACAGGTTCAAACCTAATATGGAG ATGGAGGAGGCTAAGGAGCTGGTCCGGGATGCCATCCACTCTGGAATCATGAGTGACCTGGGCTCAGGAAACAACATAGATATCTGTGTCATCACTAAACAGGGGGTGGACTACATCAGGCCGTACCAGGAGTCAGAGTACAAAGACAAGAG GCGGAAGAGATACAAGTATGGCACAGGTACAACGTCTATTTTGACAGAGAAAATAGTCCCTCTGGAGCTGGAGGTGGTGCAGAAGACAGTCCAGCGGATGGATACTGCCTGA
- the LOC106588399 gene encoding proteasome subunit beta type-6-A like protein has translation MERHLMDSQIKGVSTGTTILAVTFNGGVIIGSDSRASIGGSYVSSKTINKLIQVHDRIFCCIAGSLADAQAVTKAAKFQISFHSIQMESPPLVKAAASVLKELCYNNKEELQAGFITAGWDRKKGPQVYTVALGGMLLSQPFTIGGSGSTYIYGYADAKYKPDMSKEECLQFAKNALALAMGRDNVSGGVAHLVVITEEGVEHVVIPGDKLPKFHDE, from the exons ATGGAAAGACACTTAATGGACTCTCAAATCAAAGGAGTTAGCACAGGC ACCACCATCTTGGCGGTGACGTTCAATGGAGGGGTTATCATCGGCTCAGATTCCAGGGCGTCCATTGGAgg GAGCTACGTGTCCTCTAAGACCATCAACAAGCTGATCCAGGTCCATGACAGGATATTCTGCTGCATCGCCGGCTCCCTGGCAGACGCTCAGGCCGTCACCAAGGCTGCCAAGTTCCAGATCTCCTTCCACAG TATCCAGATGGAGTCCCCTCCTCTGGTGAAGGCCGCAGCGTCCGTGTTGAAGGAGCTGTGCTACAACAACAAGGAGGAGCTGCAGGCCGGCTTCATCACTGCAGGCTGGGACAGGAAGAAAGGGCCACAG GTTTACACAGTGGCCCTGGGTGGTATGTTACTCAGTCAGCCGTTCACCATCGGAGGATCAGGCAGTACATACATCTACGGTTACGCCGACGCCAAATACAAACCTGACATGAGCAAAGAGGAGTGCCTACAGTTTGCTAAAAATG CTCTTGCCCTGGCTATGGGCAGAGACAATGTCAGCGGGGGCGTGGCACACCTGGTAGTGATCACGGAAGAGGGGGTGGAGCATGTTGTCATCCCTGGAGACAAGCTGCCCAAGTTCCATGACGAGTAG